From Synoicihabitans lomoniglobus, the proteins below share one genomic window:
- the gyrA gene encoding DNA gyrase subunit A, protein MFTANEKLSTANITDIMQTAYIDYSMSVIVSRALPDARDGLKPVQRRILYAMLREGLLHNRNFDKCAGVVGEVLKNYHPHGDSSVYDTLVRMAQKWVMRYPMIDPQGNFGSVDGDPPAAYRYTEARLTALAETLLSDIEEDTVDFAPNYKESTTEPTVLPSALPNLLMNGSTGIAVGMATNIPPHNLDELITAICAIIERPDISLEEVCGFIQGPDFPTGGFIVGTAGIDSYLRTGRGIVRMRGRAHTEEMKAGGEQIIITEIPYNVNRANLVLKIAELVSEKTIEGIRDLRDESDENTRIVIELKRGEQAEPILNQLYKRTALESSFGVNLLALDQKRPKQMNIRELLDCYIEHRREVITRRTQFRLKKAEDRAHILEGYKIALDNLDDFVRIIRASSNRAEAKIKLMEKYPLSSRQTDAILELRLYQLTGLERDKIEDEYAQLLRLIEELRAILESERLLLDVIKTELLEAGAKYSNPRKCEVAPDMGEFRMEDVIPNEGMVITISHSGFIKRTRVADFRSQKRGGKGVIGTDTYTDDFVEHLFTAQTHDYILFITSHGQCLARKVYQIPEGSRVSKGKSVKSFLSLDEGEKIAAMLTHSAFDEEHYLVMATKSGQIKKTALAAYTNATRESGLIGINLAEGDTVIGCVLTDGASEVILVSHQGLAVRFREKNDAGEVLFRATGRATSGVTGMRFKRAGDYLQAIEVVDHEKKFLVASEAGLGVRTRFEDYRLINRGGTGVTAINLPDDGSVQLVGALGVKDTDEIMLLTSKGQSVRCPINTVRETNRGAKGVKLLTLSKGDTLLSLAKVVESDEELDAAAAAEGEVEADETGEVAAIDAPDGTADTDAGETASDQPPAAE, encoded by the coding sequence ATGTTCACCGCCAACGAAAAGCTCTCCACCGCTAATATCACCGATATTATGCAGACGGCCTACATCGACTACTCGATGTCGGTCATCGTCTCCCGCGCCCTGCCCGATGCCCGCGACGGCTTGAAGCCCGTCCAACGCCGCATCCTCTACGCCATGTTGCGCGAGGGCCTGCTCCACAACCGCAACTTCGACAAGTGCGCCGGTGTGGTCGGTGAGGTGCTCAAGAACTACCACCCGCACGGCGACTCCTCCGTTTACGACACGCTCGTGCGCATGGCCCAGAAGTGGGTGATGCGCTACCCGATGATCGATCCGCAGGGTAACTTCGGTTCCGTCGACGGCGATCCGCCCGCCGCCTACCGTTACACCGAGGCCCGTCTCACCGCGCTCGCCGAGACCCTCCTGTCCGACATCGAGGAAGACACCGTCGACTTCGCCCCCAACTACAAGGAGTCCACCACGGAGCCGACCGTCCTGCCGTCGGCCCTGCCGAACTTGTTGATGAACGGCTCGACCGGCATCGCGGTCGGCATGGCGACCAACATCCCGCCGCACAATCTCGACGAACTCATCACCGCCATCTGCGCGATCATCGAACGCCCCGACATCTCCCTCGAAGAAGTCTGCGGCTTCATCCAAGGTCCCGATTTCCCCACCGGCGGCTTCATCGTCGGCACCGCCGGCATCGATTCCTACCTGCGCACCGGTCGTGGCATCGTGCGCATGCGCGGCCGCGCTCACACCGAGGAGATGAAAGCGGGCGGCGAGCAGATCATCATCACCGAGATCCCCTACAATGTGAACCGGGCCAACCTCGTGCTGAAGATCGCCGAACTCGTTTCGGAGAAAACCATCGAAGGCATCCGCGACCTGCGCGACGAATCCGACGAAAACACCCGCATCGTCATCGAGCTCAAGCGCGGCGAACAAGCCGAGCCCATCCTCAATCAACTCTACAAGCGCACCGCGCTCGAATCGTCCTTCGGCGTCAACCTGCTCGCCCTCGACCAAAAGCGGCCCAAGCAGATGAACATCCGCGAGCTGCTCGACTGCTACATCGAGCATCGCCGCGAGGTCATCACCCGCCGCACCCAGTTCCGCCTGAAAAAAGCCGAGGACCGCGCTCACATTCTCGAAGGCTACAAGATCGCCCTCGATAACCTCGACGACTTCGTCCGCATCATCCGCGCCTCCTCCAATCGCGCCGAGGCCAAGATCAAGTTGATGGAAAAGTATCCGCTCTCCTCGCGTCAGACCGACGCCATCCTGGAGTTGCGCCTCTACCAACTCACCGGCTTGGAACGCGATAAGATCGAGGACGAATACGCCCAACTCCTTCGCCTCATCGAAGAACTGCGCGCCATCCTCGAATCCGAACGCCTTCTGCTCGATGTCATCAAAACCGAGCTCCTAGAAGCCGGGGCCAAATACTCCAATCCGCGCAAGTGTGAGGTCGCTCCCGACATGGGCGAATTCCGCATGGAAGATGTCATCCCCAACGAGGGCATGGTCATCACCATCTCCCACTCCGGTTTCATCAAACGCACCCGCGTCGCCGACTTCCGTTCCCAAAAACGCGGAGGCAAAGGCGTCATCGGCACCGACACCTACACCGACGATTTCGTGGAGCACCTGTTCACCGCGCAGACCCACGATTACATTCTCTTCATCACGAGCCACGGCCAGTGTCTCGCTCGCAAGGTTTACCAAATCCCTGAAGGCAGCCGCGTCTCCAAGGGCAAGTCGGTCAAATCGTTTCTCTCGCTCGACGAGGGTGAAAAGATCGCCGCCATGCTCACGCATTCGGCCTTCGACGAAGAGCACTACCTCGTCATGGCGACCAAGAGCGGCCAAATCAAAAAAACCGCCCTCGCCGCCTACACCAACGCCACCCGCGAGAGCGGTCTCATCGGCATCAACCTCGCCGAGGGAGACACCGTGATCGGCTGCGTGCTCACCGACGGTGCCAGCGAAGTCATTCTCGTTTCGCACCAAGGCCTCGCCGTGCGCTTCCGCGAGAAGAACGACGCCGGCGAAGTGCTCTTCCGCGCCACCGGCCGTGCCACCAGCGGTGTCACCGGCATGCGTTTCAAACGTGCCGGCGACTATCTTCAGGCGATCGAAGTGGTCGACCACGAGAAGAAATTCCTCGTCGCCAGCGAAGCCGGTCTCGGCGTGCGCACCCGCTTCGAAGACTACCGCCTCATCAACCGCGGCGGCACCGGCGTTACCGCCATCAACCTGCCCGACGACGGCAGCGTTCAGCTGGTCGGCGCCCTCGGCGTCAAGGACACCGACGAAATCATGCTCCTCACCTCCAAAGGTCAGAGCGTGCGCTGTCCCATCAACACCGTCCGCGAAACCAATCGCGGCGCCAAGGGCGTCAAACTCCTCACCCTCAGCAAGGGCGACACCCTGCTCTCCCTGGCCAAGGTGGTCGAATCCGACGAGGAACTCGACGCCGCCGCCGCCGCCGAAGGCGAAGTCGAAGCCGATGAAACCGGCGAAGTCGCCGCCATCGATGCCCCCGACGGCACCGCCGACACCGACGCCGGTGAAACGGCGTCCGATCAGCCTCCCGCCGCGGAGTAA
- the accB gene encoding acetyl-CoA carboxylase biotin carboxyl carrier protein, with protein sequence MDIKQIKQIIELMKRAELNEFAVEEEGFKLKIRRGGAVVASTGGSRNSAPPFVVASEAPAPVAAPAAPTAAPAAAADEAGVTYIKSPMVGTFYSSPSPESKAFAEIGTAVSETSVVCIIEAMKIMNEIQAEVKGTVVEVLVENGEPVEYGQRLFKLKSS encoded by the coding sequence TTGGACATCAAACAAATCAAGCAGATCATCGAGTTGATGAAGCGCGCCGAGCTCAACGAGTTCGCGGTCGAAGAAGAAGGCTTCAAACTTAAGATCCGCCGCGGAGGCGCCGTCGTGGCCAGCACCGGTGGCTCGCGCAACTCCGCGCCGCCCTTTGTGGTGGCATCCGAAGCTCCCGCTCCGGTCGCGGCTCCCGCCGCTCCGACGGCCGCTCCGGCCGCCGCCGCCGATGAAGCCGGGGTGACCTACATCAAGTCCCCGATGGTCGGAACGTTCTACAGTTCCCCTTCTCCGGAATCCAAAGCCTTTGCCGAAATCGGCACCGCCGTCAGCGAAACCTCCGTGGTCTGCATCATCGAGGCCATGAAGATCATGAACGAGATCCAGGCGGAAGTGAAAGGAACAGTGGTCGAAGTGTTGGTCGAGAACGGCGAACCGGTCGAATACGGACAACGCTTGTTCAAGTTAAAATCCAGCTGA
- a CDS encoding magnesium transporter CorA family protein, with translation MVTTLVYRNHKLAVENPPTSLLATLREEPGVMMWIDLADPSEKHVKRVMEELFAFHPLVIEDCANDNPFPKLEAYDDYLHLVMHAVDYTRTDKFTTTELDLILGKNFLVTFHRRPLRPVQAAIDRFVRMPNRLVRGPDRFAHTILDYMVDAYQPALAELRQELEDIEWDALHEGTPDDLFPRVLALRKELSQLRQIVRPQRQTVHELSQGKAKFIRKAIVPYLRDLEEEMQRIESQAVGWSDQIILSFRVFLNRSSHEASEGVRVLTSLTALSIPPLLIGGWFGMNFSHMDVLNNNWAYPAVMGVTILATIGMAAFIRRRGWL, from the coding sequence TTGGTCACCACTCTCGTCTATCGTAACCACAAACTCGCCGTGGAGAATCCGCCCACGAGCCTGTTGGCGACGTTGCGCGAAGAACCCGGAGTCATGATGTGGATCGACCTCGCCGACCCGTCGGAAAAACACGTGAAGCGGGTCATGGAAGAGCTGTTCGCCTTTCACCCCCTGGTCATCGAAGACTGCGCCAACGACAACCCGTTCCCCAAACTCGAGGCCTACGACGACTACCTGCATCTGGTCATGCATGCGGTCGACTACACCCGCACGGACAAGTTCACTACCACCGAACTCGACCTGATTCTGGGGAAGAACTTCCTCGTTACGTTTCACCGGCGTCCCCTGCGCCCCGTGCAGGCCGCGATCGATCGGTTCGTCCGCATGCCGAATCGCCTCGTGCGTGGACCCGACCGTTTCGCCCACACCATCCTCGACTACATGGTCGATGCCTACCAACCCGCCCTGGCCGAATTGCGGCAGGAGTTGGAAGACATTGAGTGGGACGCGCTCCACGAAGGCACCCCCGACGATTTGTTTCCGCGCGTCCTCGCGCTACGCAAGGAGCTCAGCCAACTCCGCCAAATCGTGCGTCCCCAACGGCAGACCGTTCACGAGCTTTCACAGGGAAAAGCGAAGTTCATCCGCAAGGCCATTGTCCCCTACCTCCGCGACTTGGAGGAGGAAATGCAGCGTATCGAAAGCCAGGCCGTCGGCTGGTCCGACCAGATCATTCTTTCATTTCGCGTCTTCCTCAACCGCTCCAGTCACGAAGCGAGTGAAGGTGTCCGGGTGCTGACTTCACTTACGGCGTTGAGCATCCCCCCACTCCTGATCGGCGGGTGGTTCGGCATGAATTTTTCCCACATGGACGTGCTCAACAACAATTGGGCCTACCCGGCCGTAATGGGCGTCACCATTCTAGCCACGATCGGTATGGCGGCATTCATCCGCCGCCGCGGCTGGCTTTAA
- a CDS encoding MGH1-like glycoside hydrolase domain-containing protein has protein sequence MPDTSSPVPAELNRLAQDAQREVYWKRWGPYLADRQWGTVREDYSAKGEAWSYFPHDHAAARAYRWGEDGLLGLCDAKGRLCFGVSLWNGRDPILKERLFGLTGDEGNHGEDVKEVYHHLASTPTHSWMEALYKYPQSEYPYARLVAESRARDRTQPEFELVDTGAFDDDRYFDVFIRYAKAGPNDILIEIEVVNRGPDAARIHILPTWWYRNSWVWGCAHEGCELKPRLHATGPGHAQGEQESLGSWRFAVEDDSLPWYFTENETNRERVFNTPNDSPFTKDAFHRRVIHGETSAVNPQQRGTKCAAHADVTIEPGSSHTVRARFCAEADAPPDDAFFGSAFTEVFNARRAEAEVFFDNLPDQPADPEARSIVRQAYAGLLWTKQFYHYIVDDWLKGDPYQPPPPPERRAVRNGDWKHLYNRAVLSMPDKWEYPWFAAWDLAFHMIPLAHIDPDFAKEQLKLLLREWYMHPNGQMPAYEWNFSDVNPPVHAWACWRVYKMTGPRGERDELFLARTFQKLLVNFTWWVNRKDPQGNNLFAGGFLGLDNIGVFDRSKELPIGGSLAQADGTAWMAFYCSTMLAMALQLAETRPEYEDIASKFFEHFVSIVDAMNELGGDGLWHEEDGFYYDQYLPPDGPPQPLRVRSMVGIIPLFAVEFMDDARLDCLPGFAKRTRWFLKNRPDLARQITYFEADGKESGHHLLAIPSRERLERVLRYVFDEEEFLSPHGIRSLSKAHQEHPFVMQTGKETHSVNYVPGESDSFMFGGNSNWRGPIWFPLNYLLIEALERYHHFYGDSFTMEYPTGSGTRLTLDKIADDIAKRLGGLFLPDPETGRRPAHGEDERYASDPHWRQHVLFYEYFHGDTGQGLGASHQTGWTALVARLLEKHQA, from the coding sequence ATGCCCGACACCTCCTCGCCCGTCCCAGCCGAACTCAACCGCCTCGCTCAAGACGCCCAACGCGAAGTTTATTGGAAGCGCTGGGGGCCCTATCTCGCCGATCGACAATGGGGCACGGTGCGCGAGGACTACTCGGCCAAGGGCGAAGCTTGGAGTTATTTTCCCCACGATCACGCCGCCGCCCGCGCCTACCGCTGGGGCGAGGACGGGCTGCTCGGTCTCTGCGACGCCAAAGGTCGGCTCTGCTTCGGCGTCTCGTTGTGGAACGGCCGGGATCCGATTCTCAAAGAGCGTTTGTTCGGTCTCACCGGTGACGAGGGCAACCACGGCGAGGACGTCAAAGAGGTTTACCACCATCTCGCCAGCACCCCCACCCACAGTTGGATGGAGGCGCTCTACAAGTATCCGCAATCGGAATACCCCTACGCCCGGCTGGTCGCGGAAAGCCGCGCCCGCGATCGCACCCAGCCCGAGTTTGAGCTGGTCGACACCGGGGCGTTCGACGACGACCGCTATTTCGATGTCTTCATCCGCTACGCCAAGGCGGGCCCCAACGACATCCTGATTGAAATCGAGGTCGTCAACCGCGGGCCCGACGCGGCACGTATTCACATTCTTCCGACGTGGTGGTATCGCAATTCCTGGGTCTGGGGCTGCGCCCATGAGGGCTGTGAACTCAAACCCCGCCTCCACGCCACCGGACCGGGCCACGCCCAAGGCGAACAGGAATCACTTGGCTCGTGGCGCTTCGCCGTCGAGGACGATTCGCTGCCGTGGTATTTCACCGAAAACGAGACCAACCGGGAACGGGTGTTCAACACGCCCAACGACTCGCCCTTCACCAAGGATGCCTTTCACCGCCGCGTGATTCATGGCGAAACATCCGCCGTTAATCCGCAACAACGCGGCACCAAATGCGCCGCGCACGCCGACGTCACCATCGAACCGGGTTCGAGCCACACGGTGCGCGCCCGTTTCTGCGCCGAGGCAGATGCTCCGCCCGACGACGCCTTTTTCGGGTCCGCTTTTACGGAGGTCTTCAACGCCCGCCGCGCCGAAGCCGAGGTGTTTTTCGACAACCTCCCCGACCAACCCGCCGATCCCGAGGCGCGGTCCATCGTGCGCCAGGCTTACGCCGGCCTGCTCTGGACGAAGCAGTTCTACCATTACATCGTCGACGATTGGCTGAAGGGCGACCCCTACCAACCGCCCCCCCCGCCCGAACGTCGGGCCGTGCGCAACGGCGACTGGAAACACCTCTACAACCGCGCCGTGTTGTCCATGCCCGACAAATGGGAATACCCGTGGTTCGCCGCGTGGGACCTGGCGTTTCACATGATTCCGCTGGCGCACATCGACCCCGATTTTGCCAAGGAGCAACTCAAGCTGCTGCTGCGCGAATGGTATATGCATCCCAACGGACAGATGCCGGCCTACGAGTGGAATTTCTCCGACGTCAATCCCCCGGTTCATGCCTGGGCGTGCTGGCGCGTTTACAAGATGACCGGTCCGCGCGGGGAACGGGATGAACTCTTCCTCGCCCGCACGTTTCAAAAACTGCTCGTCAACTTCACCTGGTGGGTCAACCGCAAGGACCCGCAGGGCAACAACCTCTTCGCGGGCGGCTTTCTCGGACTCGACAATATCGGCGTGTTCGACCGCTCGAAGGAACTCCCCATCGGCGGCTCCCTCGCCCAGGCCGACGGCACCGCGTGGATGGCCTTTTATTGCAGCACCATGCTCGCCATGGCTCTGCAACTCGCCGAGACCCGACCCGAATACGAGGACATCGCCTCCAAATTCTTCGAGCACTTCGTCTCCATCGTCGATGCCATGAACGAACTCGGCGGCGACGGCTTGTGGCACGAAGAAGACGGTTTTTACTACGACCAATACCTGCCACCGGACGGACCGCCCCAGCCTCTCCGCGTGCGCTCCATGGTCGGCATCATTCCGCTCTTCGCCGTCGAGTTTATGGACGACGCCCGCCTCGATTGCCTGCCGGGCTTCGCCAAACGCACGCGGTGGTTTCTGAAAAACCGGCCCGATCTCGCCCGTCAAATCACCTACTTCGAAGCCGACGGCAAGGAGTCCGGCCACCACTTGCTCGCCATCCCCTCCCGCGAGCGCCTGGAGCGGGTGCTGCGTTACGTGTTTGATGAGGAGGAATTCCTGTCTCCGCATGGCATCCGCTCGTTGTCCAAAGCCCACCAAGAGCACCCGTTTGTCATGCAAACCGGGAAAGAAACCCACTCGGTCAACTACGTCCCCGGGGAGTCGGACTCGTTTATGTTCGGCGGCAACTCCAACTGGCGCGGGCCGATTTGGTTTCCGCTCAACTACCTGCTCATCGAGGCTCTGGAGCGCTACCACCATTTCTACGGCGACAGCTTCACCATGGAGTATCCGACCGGCAGCGGCACCCGTCTCACGCTCGACAAGATCGCCGACGACATCGCCAAACGCCTCGGTGGGCTTTTTCTGCCCGACCCCGAGACCGGCCGTCGGCCCGCCCACGGCGAAGACGAACGCTATGCCTCCGACCCGCATTGGCGGCAACACGTTCTCTTCTACGAATACTTTCACGGCGACACCGGCCAGGGGCTGGGAGCCAGTCACCAAACCGGCTGGACCGCGCTCGTGGCCCGTCTGCTCGAAAAACATCAGGCCTAG
- a CDS encoding 3-keto-disaccharide hydrolase: MPLRPLAVFALLSVAAIAAEPVQLFNGVNLDGWHIDVPAMDQDPSVPTPFIIRDGKLVSLAHTGGHIITDATYADYRLEIDYRFAAKPGNCGALVHVSTPRALYGMFPRSIEAQMMSGNAGDFWCIVLDITVPDMEARRGPPEEWGVTEGKKRRIMNLTDNSENPPGEWNNMTIECVGAEIKVWVNGDLVNHGHDCGATSGQIALQAEGAEVEFRKVALTTIATLSE, encoded by the coding sequence ATGCCCCTCCGTCCCCTGGCCGTATTTGCCCTTCTTTCCGTCGCCGCCATCGCCGCCGAACCGGTTCAACTTTTTAACGGCGTGAATCTCGACGGCTGGCACATCGACGTGCCGGCGATGGACCAGGACCCGTCGGTGCCCACGCCTTTCATCATACGCGACGGCAAACTGGTGAGCCTCGCGCACACCGGCGGACACATCATCACCGACGCGACTTACGCCGACTACCGGCTGGAAATCGACTACCGCTTCGCCGCCAAACCCGGCAACTGCGGTGCTCTCGTCCACGTCTCCACGCCGCGAGCCCTTTACGGGATGTTCCCCCGCTCGATCGAGGCCCAGATGATGTCGGGCAATGCGGGCGACTTCTGGTGTATCGTGCTCGATATCACCGTTCCCGACATGGAGGCACGACGCGGTCCACCGGAGGAATGGGGCGTCACCGAAGGTAAAAAACGCCGGATCATGAATCTCACCGACAATTCCGAAAACCCGCCCGGGGAGTGGAATAACATGACGATCGAATGTGTCGGTGCTGAAATAAAAGTGTGGGTCAACGGCGACCTGGTGAATCACGGTCATGACTGCGGAGCGACCAGCGGACAAATCGCGCTGCAAGCCGAAGGGGCGGAAGTCGAGTTTCGAAAAGTCGCTCTCACTACGATCGCGACGCTGTCGGAGTAG
- a CDS encoding AbrB/MazE/SpoVT family DNA-binding domain-containing protein encodes MSTSTMTPPITLSPKYQVVIPEKLRTAHDFKPGQKFVFVDDGSSIRLVPVRGMKALRGFIKGRLSDADVGREKKDRPL; translated from the coding sequence ATGAGCACATCGACCATGACCCCACCTATTACTTTATCGCCAAAGTATCAGGTGGTCATCCCGGAAAAACTTCGCACGGCCCACGATTTCAAGCCCGGCCAGAAGTTCGTATTCGTCGACGATGGTTCCTCGATACGACTTGTTCCTGTGCGGGGCATGAAGGCGCTTCGTGGCTTCATCAAGGGTCGGCTTTCGGATGCTGATGTCGGCCGCGAAAAGAAGGACCGACCGCTTTGA
- a CDS encoding PTS sugar transporter subunit IIA, which produces MAVRFSDFLDPTRIDLDVRSARRTTALHQVADQLSTHAAMRNYKLFYKDLLARERLDSTCLGNGVALPHARTDHVGETMIAVGRSERGIYFEKADQHVNLMFVLGTPKRDPGSYLGLVSALCKLMKSAERRAAFLAATTPEAFITAIKEAETS; this is translated from the coding sequence ATGGCAGTTCGATTCTCCGACTTCCTCGACCCGACGCGCATCGATCTCGACGTGCGCAGCGCGCGCCGCACCACCGCCTTGCATCAGGTGGCCGACCAGCTCTCCACCCACGCCGCAATGCGCAACTACAAGTTGTTCTACAAGGACCTCCTGGCCCGCGAACGTCTCGACAGCACGTGTCTCGGCAATGGCGTTGCACTGCCCCACGCCCGCACCGATCACGTCGGCGAGACCATGATCGCCGTCGGTCGCAGCGAACGCGGCATCTACTTCGAAAAAGCCGACCAGCACGTGAACCTCATGTTCGTGCTCGGCACCCCGAAACGCGACCCCGGCTCCTACCTCGGGTTGGTCAGCGCGCTTTGCAAACTGATGAAGAGCGCCGAACGTCGCGCCGCGTTTCTCGCCGCCACCACGCCCGAAGCCTTCATCACCGCGATCAAGGAGGCGGAGACGAGCTGA
- the corA gene encoding magnesium/cobalt transporter CorA has protein sequence MISSFIFSDGKVVGTDLEVSALRLVRSDKGLFTWIDLSDPTPVEIKDILEGVFAFHPLAIEDCVTPSDVPKLEDYEDYLFLVMHAVDFTRTEKFTTTELNMFLGKNFIVTFRRAELKAVAGVVERCRRATGQWAKAPDRIAHHVLDAIIDLYQPVTEEFREELEDIEEQLLSPEQKDLIPMLLETRGELSHLRRIIAPQRDVINRLALGESDLIRPVMLPYFRDLRDNLVRINERAITYSDQLLIAFDLFLSKSGFQANEGIKVLTALTAITLPAMVIGTWFGMNFQHMPELRTAIGYPVVIGLTVSISALMWWWCKKRRWI, from the coding sequence GTGATTTCCTCCTTCATCTTCAGTGACGGAAAAGTTGTCGGCACCGATCTCGAGGTCAGTGCGCTGCGACTCGTGCGCTCGGACAAGGGCTTGTTCACCTGGATCGATTTGAGTGACCCCACCCCCGTCGAAATCAAAGACATCCTTGAAGGCGTCTTTGCGTTTCACCCTCTGGCGATCGAGGACTGCGTCACGCCCAGCGACGTGCCGAAACTCGAGGACTACGAGGACTACTTGTTTCTGGTCATGCACGCGGTCGATTTCACCCGCACGGAAAAATTCACGACCACCGAGTTGAACATGTTTCTCGGCAAAAACTTCATCGTCACGTTTCGCCGCGCCGAGCTGAAAGCCGTCGCCGGCGTCGTCGAACGTTGCCGCCGCGCCACCGGGCAATGGGCCAAAGCCCCCGATCGCATCGCCCATCATGTCCTCGATGCCATCATCGATCTCTATCAACCCGTGACGGAGGAGTTCCGCGAGGAATTGGAGGACATCGAAGAGCAACTCCTCTCGCCCGAGCAAAAGGATCTCATTCCCATGCTACTCGAAACCCGCGGCGAACTTTCCCACCTCCGCCGCATCATCGCGCCGCAACGCGACGTCATCAACCGCCTCGCGCTCGGCGAATCCGATCTCATCCGGCCGGTCATGCTCCCCTATTTCCGGGACCTGCGGGACAACCTCGTGCGCATCAACGAACGCGCCATCACGTATTCAGACCAGCTGCTCATCGCCTTCGATCTCTTCCTGTCAAAATCCGGCTTTCAAGCCAACGAGGGCATCAAAGTCCTCACCGCACTCACCGCCATCACCCTGCCGGCGATGGTGATTGGCACGTGGTTTGGCATGAACTTCCAACACATGCCCGAGCTGCGCACCGCCATCGGTTATCCCGTGGTCATCGGACTGACCGTGAGCATCTCCGCCCTCATGTGGTGGTGGTGTAAAAAACGCCGCTGGATCTAA
- a CDS encoding type II toxin-antitoxin system VapC family toxin: MNVVDSSALLEYFLDSPAADQFCDVIEDRNQLLVPSIVIYEVTRRLRTVLGEAAADTALAELSIAAVAPLDHNLAYAAARIGAEHRLAMADSIIYATAQAHQATLWTQDADFKDLPNVRYFAKAAA; encoded by the coding sequence TTGAACGTCGTGGATTCATCCGCTCTTTTGGAATATTTTCTCGATAGTCCCGCCGCTGACCAATTTTGCGACGTGATTGAAGACCGGAACCAATTGCTCGTTCCGAGTATCGTCATCTACGAAGTCACTCGTCGTCTGCGGACGGTGCTGGGAGAAGCCGCCGCCGATACGGCCCTTGCGGAGCTTAGCATCGCCGCCGTGGCTCCACTCGATCACAATCTCGCTTACGCCGCCGCCCGCATCGGTGCCGAGCACCGCTTAGCCATGGCGGACTCCATCATCTACGCCACGGCTCAGGCGCACCAAGCTACGCTTTGGACTCAGGACGCTGATTTCAAAGACCTCCCCAATGTTCGTTACTTCGCCAAAGCAGCTGCCTGA